Proteins from one Methanococcus maripaludis C5 genomic window:
- a CDS encoding DUF190 domain-containing protein codes for MKKISAKLLRIYLKEDDKYGKELLINSITKTLKNNGIAGATVFKGYCGYGTRGISRIDIIRLSRNLPAVIECVDYEEKLNDIMPKLVEMVAENGLITMQDIEVFKELKK; via the coding sequence ATGAAAAAAATATCTGCAAAACTTCTCAGGATTTATTTAAAAGAAGATGACAAGTATGGAAAGGAATTACTTATCAATTCAATAACTAAGACACTAAAAAATAATGGAATTGCCGGAGCAACGGTTTTCAAGGGATATTGTGGTTATGGAACAAGAGGTATTTCTAGAATAGATATAATTCGCCTTTCCAGAAATCTTCCGGCAGTAATTGAATGTGTTGATTACGAGGAAAAATTAAATGATATAATGCCAAAACTCGTTGAAATGGTCGCAGAAAACGGACTTATAACAATGCAGGACATTGAGGTATTTAAGGAATTAAAAAAATAA
- a CDS encoding DUF2334 domain-containing protein, translating to MKRKTLIFFTLILILSANFARYSLEDNSNEIEKNRFEPIILIHDVSPVYLDDLKEIDEVISKYGYPERTYLFLIVNHANEYPLEENQDFVKYIRYLRTKGYNIELHGYDHIECEFDCNCTLATEKIEKSLEILNYYKIDGISYILPPRYGISEDSKKAMLDNGFSVIIGQYAFEMNNSTVYKYNITNKEYTWYLEENNAENQLEMAKKEYFESEDKYFLSIHPRAVNYGGGIEFLEEFLNFTKEENRFNSEDPIDIYSYFGIKKIDFS from the coding sequence TTGAAAAGGAAAACCCTAATTTTCTTTACTTTAATTTTAATTTTATCGGCAAACTTCGCCAGATACTCTTTGGAAGACAATTCTAACGAAATAGAAAAAAATCGTTTTGAACCTATAATTTTAATCCATGACGTTAGTCCGGTTTATTTGGATGATTTAAAAGAGATTGACGAAGTAATTAGCAAATATGGGTATCCTGAAAGAACGTACCTTTTTTTGATAGTTAACCATGCAAACGAATATCCATTAGAAGAAAATCAGGATTTCGTTAAATATATTCGATATCTCCGAACAAAAGGATATAATATTGAATTACACGGTTATGATCATATCGAATGCGAATTTGACTGCAATTGTACCCTTGCGACCGAAAAAATAGAAAAATCTCTTGAAATATTAAATTACTACAAAATTGATGGTATTTCTTACATTCTTCCACCAAGATATGGGATTTCCGAAGATTCAAAAAAAGCAATGCTTGATAATGGTTTTTCAGTAATTATTGGACAATATGCTTTTGAAATGAATAATAGTACAGTTTATAAATATAATATTACAAACAAGGAATATACTTGGTATCTCGAAGAAAATAATGCTGAAAATCAATTAGAAATGGCTAAAAAAGAATATTTTGAGTCAGAAGATAAATATTTCCTTTCAATACATCCAAGAGCGGTAAATTATGGCGGAGGTATTGAATTTTTGGAGGAATTTTTGAATTTTACAAAAGAAGAAAACAGGTTTAATTCTGAGGATCCAATCGATATTTATTCTTATTTCGGAATTAAAAAAATAGATTTTAGTTAA
- the crcB gene encoding fluoride efflux transporter CrcB, whose amino-acid sequence MREILLIGLGGFFGAILRYLVSGIIPVKFGIPTGTLIVNLLGSFIVGFLIYSSLFGSLSPEYRLFIITGFCGALTTFSTFSYESFAMLEHNYYLKAGLNILLNVFGCLGMVYLGRLASMFFW is encoded by the coding sequence TTGAGAGAAATTCTACTTATCGGCCTCGGTGGATTTTTCGGGGCGATATTGAGATATCTTGTTAGCGGAATAATTCCTGTAAAATTTGGAATTCCAACAGGTACTCTTATTGTAAATCTTTTGGGAAGTTTTATAGTTGGCTTTTTAATATACTCTTCATTATTTGGGTCATTATCTCCTGAATATCGGTTATTTATAATAACTGGGTTTTGCGGGGCTCTTACTACGTTTTCTACATTTAGTTATGAGTCATTTGCCATGCTGGAACATAATTATTATTTAAAAGCAGGATTAAACATTTTATTAAATGTTTTTGGATGTTTAGGAATGGTATATCTTGGAAGACTCGCATCAATGTTTTTCTGGTGA
- a CDS encoding GNAT family N-acetyltransferase, with translation MNTNLKINIRPTTVLDVSLIFNFIKELARYENLEDHVLATEDIIKESLFEKKKYAEALIVEADSKAVGLVLFFHNFSTFLGKSGIYIEDLYIKEEFRGIGIGRKIFEYLSNLAKERNCGKIEWTVLDGNPARKFYEKMGGVPVEDWLIYRLTGDKLDELSEKYQSNSK, from the coding sequence GTGAATACCAATTTAAAAATTAATATCCGACCAACAACAGTTTTAGACGTCTCTTTAATCTTCAATTTTATCAAAGAACTTGCAAGATACGAAAATTTAGAAGACCATGTTCTTGCAACCGAAGATATAATAAAAGAATCATTATTTGAAAAAAAAAAGTACGCTGAAGCGTTAATCGTTGAAGCAGATTCAAAAGCTGTCGGTCTTGTTTTATTTTTCCACAATTTTTCAACGTTTCTTGGAAAATCAGGAATCTATATCGAAGATCTTTACATTAAAGAAGAATTTAGAGGAATTGGAATTGGAAGAAAAATATTTGAATATTTATCAAATCTTGCAAAAGAAAGGAATTGCGGGAAAATTGAATGGACAGTTTTAGACGGGAACCCTGCAAGAAAATTCTACGAAAAAATGGGTGGAGTTCCTGTTGAAGACTGGTTAATTTACAGATTAACTGGAGATAAATTAGATGAACTCTCAGAAAAGTATCAATCAAACTCAAAATAA
- a CDS encoding AAA family ATPase, producing MKLIGITGMPGSGKSAITKLAEKYKIIVVSMGDVVRHETSKQGLTLNPENVGNTAVKLREIHGNEAIAVPCLNYVNEKYKNEDFVIIEGIRSIYEVNYLGKNAKLDIIAIHSSPKTRFERLSGRNREDDSNDWNTFVERDERELNFSIGNVISLADYMVVNEGNYMDFINNLENTLKKIIKAD from the coding sequence ATGAAGTTAATCGGAATTACGGGAATGCCTGGATCTGGAAAAAGTGCAATTACAAAATTGGCAGAAAAATATAAAATAATTGTCGTTTCAATGGGCGATGTTGTAAGGCATGAAACATCAAAACAAGGACTTACATTAAATCCCGAAAATGTTGGAAATACTGCTGTAAAACTTCGGGAAATTCATGGAAACGAGGCAATTGCAGTACCTTGCCTTAATTATGTTAATGAAAAATATAAAAACGAAGATTTTGTTATAATCGAAGGAATTAGGAGCATTTATGAAGTTAATTACCTTGGAAAAAATGCCAAACTCGATATTATTGCGATTCACTCTTCACCAAAAACCAGATTTGAACGCTTATCTGGCAGAAACCGGGAAGATGATTCAAATGACTGGAATACTTTCGTTGAACGGGATGAACGAGAATTGAATTTTTCAATTGGCAATGTAATATCACTTGCAGACTATATGGTTGTAAATGAAGGAAATTATATGGATTTTATAAATAATCTTGAAAACACGTTGAAAAAAATAATTAAAGCAGATTAA
- the dnaG gene encoding DNA primase DnaG, producing the protein MDLGTTKYIIYTELIADGYVEKHDVIGAIFGQTEGLLSNELDLRDLQKSGRIGRIDVDLENINGKSFAKITLPSSLDKVETSILAATLETIDRVGPCFATVKITEVEDIRVSKRQYITNRARSILRKLMDEMIDTYEITEEIKESLRTEEIMEYGPENLPCGPNVVHSDSIIVVEGRADVLNLLRCGIKNTVAVEGTSVPKSIMELTKKKTTTAFTDGDRGGELILKELLQTCDIDYVARAPYGKEVEGTSKKEIMKCLRSKVPVEQIVGNTCNDACNVSKVIEDTPKEIFEPVTHKYYEKVETPVIEPVFEGPVVEEEIVVVEPVKKTETEIIDVDATNEIQADRKFSGVKEIVDSIKNTGNVKFVVDGTEKTNTFKEFLTNIHEIKKMDFFAADMPISQKIVDLLYDKTPIIVGKEINVTKKPVNLRLFSFDEIVA; encoded by the coding sequence ATGGATTTAGGAACTACCAAATATATCATATACACCGAACTCATTGCAGATGGTTATGTTGAAAAGCATGACGTGATCGGCGCAATTTTCGGCCAGACCGAAGGATTGCTGAGTAATGAACTCGATTTGAGAGATTTACAAAAAAGTGGGCGAATTGGAAGAATAGACGTTGACCTTGAAAATATCAACGGAAAATCTTTTGCCAAAATAACACTACCTTCAAGCCTTGACAAGGTTGAAACGTCGATACTTGCAGCGACTCTTGAAACGATTGATAGAGTTGGACCCTGTTTTGCCACGGTTAAAATAACCGAAGTTGAAGATATTCGAGTCTCAAAAAGACAGTATATCACAAACCGAGCTAGATCTATTTTAAGAAAATTAATGGACGAAATGATTGACACCTACGAAATAACGGAAGAAATCAAAGAGTCATTGAGAACTGAAGAAATTATGGAGTATGGGCCAGAAAACCTTCCTTGTGGTCCAAATGTAGTCCATTCTGATTCAATTATTGTTGTTGAAGGAAGAGCCGATGTTTTAAATCTTTTAAGATGCGGAATTAAAAATACAGTGGCTGTTGAAGGAACATCCGTTCCAAAATCAATCATGGAATTAACAAAGAAAAAAACAACAACTGCGTTCACAGATGGTGATAGGGGAGGAGAATTGATTTTAAAAGAACTCCTTCAAACCTGTGATATAGACTACGTTGCAAGAGCGCCATACGGTAAAGAAGTTGAAGGAACGTCCAAAAAAGAAATAATGAAATGTTTAAGGTCGAAAGTTCCTGTTGAACAGATCGTTGGAAATACCTGTAATGATGCATGTAATGTTTCCAAAGTTATCGAAGACACACCAAAAGAGATTTTTGAACCGGTAACGCATAAATATTACGAAAAAGTCGAAACACCAGTTATAGAACCTGTTTTTGAGGGCCCTGTAGTCGAAGAAGAAATAGTTGTTGTAGAACCTGTAAAAAAAACCGAAACTGAGATTATCGATGTTGATGCCACGAACGAAATTCAGGCCGATAGAAAATTCAGCGGTGTTAAAGAAATAGTCGATAGCATTAAAAACACAGGCAACGTTAAGTTTGTTGTTGATGGAACTGAAAAAACAAACACGTTCAAAGAATTTCTAACAAATATCCATGAAATCAAAAAAATGGACTTCTTTGCAGCAGACATGCCTATAAGTCAGAAGATAGTGGATTTACTTTACGACAAGACCCCGATAATTGTTGGAAAAGAAATAAATGTTACTAAAAAACCCGTAAACCTTCGATTATTTTCATTCGACGAAATTGTAGCTTAA
- a CDS encoding DUF5814 domain-containing protein, producing the protein MIIVRKLKKKKEEIQFVDLTDERAYYGIIRPANNRITLYKCREEKAGNVNPVQPSKLLNFVRSNKVLLSTDEESLKLEEFLKQNNIKYGYIDLCPFCIIKGKFSEITDKYKIYNSETCLECAIDEVKHEVAVNEEFIEKLLRRFKDANKVIELFKSKNPLKNPELTKYDVLTGNVDDEIKNYSIDELEVPDFLKEIIKNRGIDELLPVQTLSVKAGLLKNDNLLITSATSSGKTLIGELAGIKNISEKKGKFLFLVPLVALANQKYVEFKDRYEKEGYLVSLRVGTGRLSENKGGNINSSIDSDIIIGTYEGIDYLIRSGKLKDVGTVVIDEVHSINMDERGARLDGLIGRLRYLFTCQMIYLSATVGNPEELASKLGSKLVLYNGRPVPLERHLIFTKNDYGKLNLVKDIVKQEFGSKSKYGFRGQSLIFTFSRKRAEYISNYLNTKGIKSDYYHGGMEYSKRRTVEDNFLKQKTMCVVTTAALAAGVDFAASTVVLESLAMGGDWLNPSEFQQMCGRAGRKGMHDKGKVYSLVEIGKKYHAKMENSEDEISFKLLNSEPEEVSLEYNEDEEFEQVLANICSIKNYKNKVTIPDVSKVPVLGKNLGLNYVLESLSSFQMLDLQNKNINTTRYGYATSISFLYPKDAEKIRKNLHKNPIDLVVSISPFENVYIPANLKNKITKTTNTNIPTRFIDAFEVIKENFEKIKDKTLRDEILPWLIEFDGMIEEDIINYNSKKVLNLRINKKTPLQISKIIHDILKLQTYSGDIYSYLETAINTLDAVERIGNIYNKNIAKESGKLKKKMENPYKN; encoded by the coding sequence ATGATTATTGTGAGAAAATTAAAAAAAAAAAAAGAAGAGATCCAATTTGTTGATTTAACGGATGAAAGAGCGTATTATGGCATAATAAGGCCCGCAAATAATAGAATTACACTTTACAAATGTAGGGAAGAAAAAGCAGGAAATGTAAACCCAGTGCAGCCTTCAAAATTATTAAATTTCGTTAGATCAAATAAAGTCCTTTTAAGTACGGACGAAGAATCGTTAAAATTAGAAGAATTCCTCAAACAAAATAATATTAAATACGGCTATATCGATTTATGCCCATTTTGTATTATCAAAGGCAAATTTAGCGAGATTACGGATAAATACAAAATATACAACAGCGAGACCTGTCTTGAATGTGCAATTGATGAGGTAAAACATGAAGTTGCCGTTAACGAGGAATTCATTGAAAAATTACTTAGAAGATTTAAGGATGCAAACAAAGTAATTGAACTTTTCAAGTCCAAAAATCCGCTTAAAAATCCAGAACTTACGAAATACGATGTTTTAACCGGAAACGTTGATGATGAAATTAAAAATTATAGCATTGATGAACTTGAAGTTCCCGATTTTTTAAAAGAAATTATTAAAAATAGGGGAATAGACGAATTACTTCCAGTTCAGACTCTTTCCGTAAAAGCAGGACTTTTAAAAAATGATAACCTTTTAATTACTTCTGCAACCTCTTCTGGAAAAACTTTGATTGGAGAACTTGCAGGAATTAAAAATATCTCTGAAAAAAAGGGTAAATTTTTATTTTTAGTTCCATTAGTTGCCCTTGCAAATCAAAAGTACGTCGAATTTAAAGATAGATATGAAAAAGAAGGATATTTAGTATCTTTAAGGGTTGGAACCGGAAGACTTTCCGAAAATAAAGGGGGCAATATCAATTCGAGTATCGATTCTGACATAATAATTGGAACCTACGAAGGAATAGATTATTTGATAAGATCGGGAAAATTAAAAGATGTTGGAACCGTTGTAATTGATGAAGTTCACTCCATAAATATGGATGAACGAGGTGCACGTCTTGATGGACTAATTGGAAGATTAAGATACTTATTCACCTGTCAGATGATATATCTATCTGCAACTGTTGGAAATCCCGAAGAATTAGCTTCGAAACTTGGATCAAAACTTGTATTATACAATGGAAGGCCAGTTCCACTTGAACGACATTTAATTTTCACTAAAAACGATTATGGAAAGTTAAATCTTGTAAAAGATATTGTTAAACAGGAATTTGGCTCAAAATCAAAATATGGATTTAGGGGTCAAAGTTTAATATTTACATTTTCAAGAAAAAGAGCAGAATATATCTCAAATTATCTAAACACGAAAGGAATAAAGTCAGATTACTACCATGGCGGAATGGAGTATTCGAAAAGAAGAACTGTTGAAGATAATTTTTTAAAACAAAAAACAATGTGTGTTGTAACTACTGCGGCACTTGCAGCAGGTGTGGATTTTGCAGCATCCACAGTTGTTTTAGAAAGCCTTGCAATGGGTGGAGACTGGTTAAACCCTTCAGAATTCCAGCAGATGTGCGGTAGGGCGGGAAGAAAAGGAATGCATGATAAGGGAAAAGTTTACAGCCTTGTTGAAATTGGTAAGAAATATCATGCTAAAATGGAAAATTCAGAGGATGAAATTTCGTTTAAACTGCTAAATTCTGAACCCGAAGAAGTTTCTTTGGAATACAATGAAGATGAAGAATTTGAACAGGTTTTAGCAAACATCTGTTCAATTAAAAATTACAAAAATAAAGTTACGATTCCTGACGTTTCAAAAGTTCCAGTTCTTGGGAAAAATTTGGGTTTAAATTATGTTTTAGAATCGCTTTCCAGCTTTCAGATGCTTGATTTACAAAATAAAAACATAAATACAACCCGATACGGTTATGCTACATCAATTTCATTCTTGTATCCAAAAGATGCAGAAAAAATAAGGAAAAATTTGCATAAAAACCCTATTGATTTGGTAGTGTCCATTTCACCATTTGAAAATGTGTATATTCCTGCAAACTTAAAGAATAAAATCACAAAAACTACAAATACAAACATTCCAACCAGATTTATCGATGCTTTCGAAGTAATAAAGGAAAACTTCGAAAAAATAAAGGATAAAACCTTAAGGGATGAAATACTGCCGTGGTTGATTGAATTTGACGGAATGATTGAAGAAGATATTATTAACTACAATTCCAAAAAAGTTCTTAATTTAAGAATAAACAAAAAAACACCGCTTCAGATATCAAAAATCATTCATGATATATTAAAACTTCAAACATACAGTGGAGATATCTATTCATACCTTGAAACTGCGATAAATACTTTGGATGCAGTTGAAAGAATTGGAAATATTTACAATAAAAATATAGCAAAAGAATCTGGAAAATTAAAGAAAAAAATGGAAAATCCATACAAAAATTAA
- a CDS encoding class III signal peptide-containing protein produces the protein MSVALKKFFSNKGQLSLEFSVLILAVITAAILLGYHLIVSSKAVQESNIDTINNTHNTAMDALSEVS, from the coding sequence ATGTCTGTTGCTTTAAAGAAGTTTTTTTCAAACAAGGGCCAGTTAAGTCTTGAATTTTCAGTTCTGATTCTTGCAGTCATTACTGCGGCAATTCTTTTGGGCTACCACTTAATTGTAAGTTCAAAGGCAGTTCAAGAATCAAATATTGATACAATTAATAATACGCACAACACAGCAATGGATGCGCTCAGTGAAGTTAGTTAA